Proteins encoded by one window of Taeniopygia guttata chromosome 1A, bTaeGut7.mat, whole genome shotgun sequence:
- the GOLT1B gene encoding vesicle transport protein GOT1B isoform X2, translated as MISLSDTQKIGMGLTGFGVFFLFFGMILFFDKALLAIGNVLFVAGLSFVIGLERTFRFFFQKHKMKATGFFLGGVLIVLIGWPLIGMILEIYGFFLLFRGFFPVVVGFIRRVPVLGYLLNLPGISSPT; from the exons agaTTGGAATGGGACTAACGGGCTTTGGagtgtttttcctcttctttggaaTGATACTCTTCTTTGACAAAGCTCTTTTGGCTATTGGAAAT GTTTTATTTGTGGCCGGCTTGTCTTTTGTTATTGGTTTAGAAAGAACATTTAGATTCTTCTTTCAAAAACACAAAATGAAAGCAACGGGCTTCTTCCTGGGTGGTGTACTCATAGTTCTCATTGGTTGGCCTTTAATAGGAATGATCCTGGAGATTTATGGGTTCTTCCTATTGTTCAG GGGCTTCTTTCCTGTGGTGGTTGGCTTTATTAGAAGAGTTCCAGTTCTTGGATATCTCTTGAATTTACCTGGTATAAGCTCG CCTACGTAG
- the GOLT1B gene encoding vesicle transport protein GOT1B isoform X1, producing the protein MISLSDTQKIGMGLTGFGVFFLFFGMILFFDKALLAIGNVLFVAGLSFVIGLERTFRFFFQKHKMKATGFFLGGVLIVLIGWPLIGMILEIYGFFLLFRGFFPVVVGFIRRVPVLGYLLNLPGISSLVDKVGESNNMV; encoded by the exons agaTTGGAATGGGACTAACGGGCTTTGGagtgtttttcctcttctttggaaTGATACTCTTCTTTGACAAAGCTCTTTTGGCTATTGGAAAT GTTTTATTTGTGGCCGGCTTGTCTTTTGTTATTGGTTTAGAAAGAACATTTAGATTCTTCTTTCAAAAACACAAAATGAAAGCAACGGGCTTCTTCCTGGGTGGTGTACTCATAGTTCTCATTGGTTGGCCTTTAATAGGAATGATCCTGGAGATTTATGGGTTCTTCCTATTGTTCAG GGGCTTCTTTCCTGTGGTGGTTGGCTTTATTAGAAGAGTTCCAGTTCTTGGATATCTCTTGAATTTACCTGGTATAAGCTCG CTTGTAGATAAAGTTGGAGAAAGCAACAACATGGTATAA